The Synergistaceae bacterium nucleotide sequence AAACGCCCTGGGGACGAACCTATTGGATACAGGGTATTCCCTACGGAGAGGAGCCGGAGAACAGCGACGTGAGGGTGGTAGCCGAAGGTTTCGTTGCCCTAACCTACCTTCACTACGACACCACAGACTACAGCCTCAATGCTCGTATCGACGAAAATGCCCTGAAGAAAATTCACGAAAAGAATTTACAAAGGGAATAAAACTTAAGTAAATTTCTCACGCGTTAGTTGACAATTGTTCATAAATTACTATAATAAATTTTATTGAAGAGTTTTGTATGAGCCGAAGCCACCAAGCCGAAGGCTCTAATTTTTGTCGGAAGGACGTTTTAATATGGTAAGCGCGAACAAAAAGGGCAAAGTTGTCCTTGCGTACAGCGGAGGGTTGGATACATCCGTGGCAGTGGTCTGGCTTTCGGAGCAGGGTTACGATGTCGTCACCATGACGGCGGATGTGGGGCAAAAAGTCATCGACTTGGAGGCGGCGAAAAGTAAGGCATTACACAGCGGAGCGGTAAAAGCCTACATTTTCGACCTGAAGAAAACCTTCATAGAAAACTTCGTTTGGCCCTCCCTCAAAGCCAACGGCATGTATCAAGGAACGTATCCCCTAACGTCGGCCCTGTCTCGTCCGCTGATCGCCAAGACCTTGGTTGACATCGCTAACAAAGAAGGCGCTGTAGCGGTGGCTCACGGTTGTACGGGTAAGGGGCAGGATCAGGTGCGCATAGAGGTTTGCGCCAACGCGCTGAACCCCAAGCTGGAAGTATTGGCGCCGGTTCGTGATTGGCACTTCAGCCGAGAGGCGGAAATGCAATACGCCATCGACCACGGCATTCCCGTGAAGGCGACGGCGGCCTCGCCTTATAGCATCGATGAAAACCTCTGGGGACGTTCTATTGAGTGCGGCCTCTTGGAGGATCCTTGGAACGAGCCGCCAGAGGACGCCTACGAGGTGACCCAGAATCCTCTGACCGCGCCGGAAACTCCCGACTATGTGGAGATTACATTTGAAAAGGGTTTACCCGTGGCGTTGAACGGTGAGAAGCTGGAAGGTGTGAAGTTGGTCCTTATGCTGAACGAGCTAGCCGGGAAGCACGGGGTTGGCCGAGTGGACATGGTGGAGGACCGGCTGGTGGGTTTCAAGAGCCGCGAGGTTTATGAGTGTCCTGCCCCCATCGTTTTACTCACCGCTCACCGAGCCCTTGAGACGATGGTTCTGGATAAGCGCGTCCTGGCCACGAAAAAAGAGCTGGAGATCAAGTTCGGAGAGCTAACTTATGAGGGATACTGGTACTCGCCTCTTAAAAACTGCATTGACGCTTTTGTCAACGAGACTCAGCAGTACGTCAATGGCACAGTCAAGGTGCGGCTCCATAAGGGTATGGCCGTAGTACGCGGGATGAAAGCGGGTAGGAGCATTTATAAGCACGATTTGGCCACTTACTCCGAGGGTGACGCCTTTGACCACTCCGCCGCCGTTGGCTTCATCAAGATCTGGGGCCTCCCCATCAAGACCTGGACCTCCACTTTCCCCTCTCAGGACAAAACCGAGTTGCCGATTGAGGTGTGATCACCGAAATTAGAGAAAGCACAAGGTAACCGTTCAAACCCTTAATAAAGACGCACTCTTAATAAAGACGCACGGCCGTGCGTCTTTATTGTTGTTGCTATTCTCGTTGCCTTTGTTGTTGCTACTGTCGCCATCACAACAACAATCACCGCAACGATTACTGAAATCCATTTTATGCCCCTCTGAGCTTGAACAATTACGTCAACTTTTTCAACAACTTTTTCAACAACTCTTTCAACAACTCTTTCAATCACATGATCGCCCACATGATCGCCCACATAATCGCCGTCGGCTGCGCACTGGAGTAAAATTACTCCGAGGCTTTTTTAATTAACGCCGAGAAAATTGAGTGGGAGGTTGTCTGATATGATGGGAGTATGGATTGCGCTGGGTATAGCGGCGCTTATAGTGATTTACGTCATCGGCGTTTACAATGGTCTGGTCGTCGCGCGCAACCGTGTTGACGAGGCTTTGAGTGATATCGACACTCTTTTGAAGCGCCGCTACGACCTAATTCCGAATTTAGTAGAGACCGTCAAAGGTTACGCGAAACACGAAAGTGAGACGCTGGAGCGAGTCATTCAGGCGCGAAATTCGGCGATCTCGGCTCAAGGAGGCGGCCTGACCGACAGGGCATCGAAAGAAAACGAGCTTTCGGGCGCTTTGAAGAGCATCTTCGCTCTGTCCGAGGCTTATCCAGATTTGAAAGCCAACCAGAACTTCATGGAACTCCAGGGCGAACTCGCGAGCACGGAGAATAAACTACAGGCAAGCCGCCGCTTCTACAACTCGATGGTTCTGTCTTACAACAACAAGATACAGATGTTCCCGAACTCGATCATCGCCGCGAGGTTCGTGTTTACCCGGCGCGACTTTTTCGAACTCGACGCCGCGGAGGCCGAAGCCGCGAAGAAAGCGCCTCAGATAAAATTCTAGGA carries:
- a CDS encoding LemA family protein; this translates as MMGVWIALGIAALIVIYVIGVYNGLVVARNRVDEALSDIDTLLKRRYDLIPNLVETVKGYAKHESETLERVIQARNSAISAQGGGLTDRASKENELSGALKSIFALSEAYPDLKANQNFMELQGELASTENKLQASRRFYNSMVLSYNNKIQMFPNSIIAARFVFTRRDFFELDAAEAEAAKKAPQIKF
- a CDS encoding argininosuccinate synthase, coding for MVSANKKGKVVLAYSGGLDTSVAVVWLSEQGYDVVTMTADVGQKVIDLEAAKSKALHSGAVKAYIFDLKKTFIENFVWPSLKANGMYQGTYPLTSALSRPLIAKTLVDIANKEGAVAVAHGCTGKGQDQVRIEVCANALNPKLEVLAPVRDWHFSREAEMQYAIDHGIPVKATAASPYSIDENLWGRSIECGLLEDPWNEPPEDAYEVTQNPLTAPETPDYVEITFEKGLPVALNGEKLEGVKLVLMLNELAGKHGVGRVDMVEDRLVGFKSREVYECPAPIVLLTAHRALETMVLDKRVLATKKELEIKFGELTYEGYWYSPLKNCIDAFVNETQQYVNGTVKVRLHKGMAVVRGMKAGRSIYKHDLATYSEGDAFDHSAAVGFIKIWGLPIKTWTSTFPSQDKTELPIEV